In Oryzias latipes chromosome 19, ASM223467v1, the genomic stretch tattaaagcaATTGGAAttgctctgcaggttttctggaATTCCTTGGTGGTGCATTCAAGAAGCGACTTGTCGTAATTTCAGGCAGGCACTCGGCAGTATTTTACAGGTTAcacccctagggcggttcagtccattaactcacctgctcagcgtcctatttaagcccaggtgcacagttgttcattctctttcttaccttcagcgctcattcttcgcccctccctcctccccggcttccacctgtgggctccgttaagagggttttgttacccgaaagttttatggaagttatctcatggaattgaacggagccttatgccaaacgaaatagatgtgaatgccaacttaaagaatgtgaaaattaagtatgtgaaataaatatttctcactgcaagagttgtctgactgaaaaatCATATTTACTTTTGAAGTCTCTTAACTGAAGAATTTCTCCATTTGAATCAAGAATATCACTTACAAAAAGGATCTTGTGGTCAAACCAATTCTGATGTAAGATTGTCTTCCTGTTTGTGGTAATTACTCTGTTGTTCCACAGGGTGGCGCAGTGAGGGGTGAAATTGTGACTAAATATCATATTCCATTGGAAAAGTACTTGTTTGTGAAACTCTGAAATCTTTATAGGAAGTTTGGAAATTTCAAAGTCACATCTCAGCAAAAAATCTAATCCACCTACTTTTTTGAAGATGTCTTTGGGAATATGAAACCATATTGAGTGAGGATTAGCCACAAAGTCTTTGAACCATTTTATTCTAAAGATTCCAACCATTGATTCAAAATAAGTCGTCTTAATACCTCCCAACTTATATTCCTTAATTAGTTGAGATTTTCTGATGTAATGGGTCTTATTTCTCCaaataaatttataaataactgagttAATTTTTTTGACATTCTTTGGGTTAATGTAGAGATTGGCATGGATATATTAATTTTGAAATTCCTTCTGATTTCGACAacaaatttatttcaaaaattttTACATCTCTGATTAACGAATGATTTAATGATTTCTGCATTTGGTTAATTTTTTCCATtacgtttttttaattctctttctttttcatctctaattaatgtaattcctaAATATTTCACATCGTGTTTTACTGggattgaaaacatttctttttccagacAAGAGTACAGGGGGAgtaattcacatttttgtaaGTTTAGTCGAAGACCAGAAGCTTTtgagaaaatggaaataatttgCAGGGCTTTCGTTACCATGGTtttgtcttttagaaaaaatactgtgtcatctgcaaactggCAAAGGCGGAactcaaaatcaaaaactttaatACCTTGAAAATTAGGGTTGTTCAGAATTAAGTATGCTAGGAGTTGAgtacataaaatgaaaatttttgGTGATATTGGACATCCTGCCTTATTCCACATGTTACATTTATTCTGGGTTTTAATTCTGAGTTAACAGTGATGTAACTGTAAATTTCAGTACAGAACATTCTTATAATTGAGCAAATTTCTtttccaaatccaaaatgttccaacgtttgaaataaaaagttatgTTCTACAGAATCAAAGGCTTTGAAATagtcaataaataaaaggaGAATTTCTGTTTCTAGCATAGATTGATAATCCATCATGTCCAGAATTAATCTAACATCATTATGTATGTTTCTTCCTTTTATAAAGGCAGATTGAAAACTATCCACTACTTTGTCTAGAACCAGTTTAATCCTGTTTGCATAAACTAGTGCCAAtggtttataatcattacacaGCAGGGTGATGGGCCTCCAATTATCTAATTTGTCAAGTCCTTATTTGGTTTAGGGAGTAAGGTTAAGTCCAGTTTTCATAGATGGTGTTAGGCAACCTTCATGGATACAATCTTTGAAAGCATTAATCATTAAATCTTTAATGTCCTgccagaaaaactttaaaaattctGCAGTCAGTCCATCTATTCCTGGTGATTTGCCATTACTCATATTTTTCAATGCAATTTCAATTTCTGATATAGTTACATCTTCTTCTAAACTAATTTTATCATCGTCTTCTATCTTTTGGATGTGTTCTTTAATTTGGGTAAAAAATGTGTCGCAATTTTCTTGGCTGAAATTTTCGTTATATGAAGTTGAGTAATATGAAaatatttcagattttatttgcTCTGGGTGTTCAATTAACcttccatttttgtttattttacctaattgtttttttgtttgtctacaTTTTTCTAATCCATAGaagtatgttgtgtttttttctccctcttcaATCCACTTAGCTCTGGATCGTATAAACGCACCGTTTGCTTCTTCTGAATAAATCTCATCAAGTTGTTTTTGGAGCATGTTTAACTCGGCCAGATCTTCCTCTGAAGGATCAGCCTTGTTGcataaaatattcatatttctgacaatttcccttttctttattttcctattttttacaaaatcttTGCCAATTTCACCTGCTATACGTTTGCTTTCTAATTTAAACCATTCCCACTTCgctttgtttgtcattttcattCCCTTGACTTTCAAACATAGAGATTTGATCTCCTTAATAGATATATAATTTAGTAAGTTTATTGTTAAATTTCCACGTGTTGTGAAATGGGTGTGTATTTTTGCACAGTTTTAGGGAAAGGCTGATTAAACAATGGTCAGTAAGTGGGGACGGTTCCATTTCACGGTTTTCTACATCTGCAGATAAAGGTTGAGAAATAAGCCAATAATCTATTCTTGATCGCTGGTTATTGTTTGAAGCACAAATCCATGTAGAGGTTATAGaagtggttttttttaatctccagtAATCAAATGTGTTTGTTGACAAACAGAAGTTTCTGATGACATCATTGTGTTCTGGTTGTTGTCCTTTAACTGGTAATCTAACAAGCCACGGGTTTGAAGCAATGTTAAAGTCTCCTCCAATAATTAGTTTATCTGATGCATGAGAAATTTTCCATTCCACCAAAACCTTAGCAAGTTTTTCCAACATAGTCTTATTTTGTAATTTGTTATTGTACCCATGTAAAGTCAGCACAATAATGACTTTCTCATTTATTTCAGTAGCTGCTAACAACCAGTGGCCTTCTCTATCTCCAAGATGCCTTATTAACTTCCTTGAAAACCTGTTAAACAGAATCATGACTCCTGCTGAGCGGCTCGTGCCGTGTGAGTAAAGGACTGTATCTCCCCATTGTTGTTTCCAAAATACTTCATCTGCTGGACCTGAGTAGGTTTCTTGCAGTAACAGACGACCTCTCTGGTGTTTTCGTTGTCTTTCTCAGGCACCTCCATCAGCCGCAGGTCCCATCTTCTCTTATATCTTTCGCTCTCCAGACATTTCTCTCTCAACTCTTTCTTTTCTAATAAGAGATGCGCCACACGTTCTTGCAGCTTCacaatattttctttgttctctttTGTAGATCTTCCAATCCCATCCATGCGATTCTCTATGCCTTCCAATTTCTTTTCCAAGTCGTCAAATCTTTTCAGAGCTGTTTGGATTTTATCCACACGTGAATCAAGGCCGTCAAATCTGGTTAGAATGGCCTGCATGGCGTGAGCGAGGCTAGCATTACCAGCGCCATCTTGTTTTTCGTGGCTCCTcatttcttcattctttttggGTTTGGACTGTTTAAGCAGATCGGGTCATTCACATCCTCATTAACTGCTTGCTctttttgctgtttcttcttCCTCACAACTGTCTTCAAGAGCCCGGAGGTCATAATCATGGTCCCTAGCGTTAGCTTGCCTTGGGTTAGCCATTCTTCAagcaatggagaaaaaaaaaatgtgaaaaatatatCTTGAAGTtatcaggtttttttctttctattttcttAATATTGATTTTCTGACTCTTCTGGGGATGGTTGGTCTCACCACAATTCCTAATTGGACACAAAATTCGGTTTCTCTTTCAGACCCTGGCTCAAACACCGCCACTCACTCCGCCATCTTTCGGAAAACTTTCGCGTTAGCCTTAGCATTGCCGACATTGATGCTCTTCAAAACAATGTAGGTTGTCAATttaggaatataacatattacaCATGCCATattacatatttacaaatatattttacaacagatacttgatattttttaatatacttacatGTTTCGGTTGTCTTCCTTGCGCAACTGTCCGCCATTTTCGATAATTCAAACCCAATGCATTGTGGCTCAtacgcaatgcattctggtcctgaaggaatttattttttgtggttctcatttctcctaggtttttatcttcattttatttcattgaaggttttctttctggtttactgtgtgtgggtttcagtcatttcaattaaaagggacttcctgataattgcatatgtaaagaggtttcaggaatgcagctccaacctccaacccccttcgggagaaaacggtctttgatcttctggggccatttggttgtaggtctgacttggatcataaatcaatcatctcaatccctgggaaccgccacaggcatctgctcccgtgtgaagaacaaagctctagGATCGACTTCCTGCGGTGACAGTTCCTGCCACCCATGGGGATTCCGTACCGTGTCTATCTGTGAGGTTCCCCCCcagagaccagatgctgtgattctaaggatgggctgaaggaagaaggcgggctcctctgtcagccaatcactagcgaccagaggcggagattcggcggccatcttgctcccgggggaggatgttctgaccacatgcttaaaagtctgaactcaaggaactttcctgtgtctccagacaagctgcatgtgaattcggaatgtaacctcttgcgtattgcaggccttgattttggacacccagatcgatctgtttttactctgtttttagaaatattgttagggaataaatttgttaaacttaatccggccgaatcccgtggttttcttcttctcgactttattgaacatgcaacaaggaaagtaatctcaaagcgacagattatattttccaacagTCCGAACGCACAATTTATGAGGGTCTCAGGAAAAGGGGGTCAATTTGCTACACACCTGGTAGGTTGGAATACTTTGCAGTTCTTCCTTCCTCTGCAGCCCCTACCCTCTTGGATTTAATCGCACTACCAAGAAACATGAGGTGTCCTCACAGTACTCTATCCATCAATTTTAACAACACCTTTTTAATACACACACACTACCCACACCAACACgctatacacacacatacacatacttTACACAAGTAGGGTGATGACCATTGATCTTCTGACCCCTATCCCATCCCTTATGAAGGGGGCCAGCCACTCAGCGTGGTGCCTAGGTCATTGACTTCCTGGTCTGGCGGTCCTCTTTCCACGTAAATAGGGGCATCCCTGGGATCTCTGGCTATACCATGAGTTGGGACTCATACCACATCTTAGTCTGGGGGTGGCCATGTCCTTGTGGTGCATGTTTTGGTCCTTGCGTTCATGCTTTGGgcctctttattttttccaatttcaAAGGAGACTGTTGAGTCCATGCTTACCACTCTTGTCACGGATCCCCATTAGAGGATGACATCGGAATGAATCTTCCCCCTGTCCTATccctgtcatggtgcctctgtcagttttTCTCCCCCCTGCactgctcctgactcaccagCTGTGAGtactcacctcatcaaccaCCTGTGCTACATAAGGAGACCTAGCTCcagcattcttcgccagttcgttaacccgATGGTGCCTAGTCTCCTTGAGCTCTACGTCTGGCCTCCTTGCCTTGTACCTTCTGCTAATCTTGTTTTGTTATGCTTCAGGAATCTCATgccacgagagtcacctgagtcaACCACCACCTCGAGCAGAAGCGATTCTCCTGAACACCCTGAAGCTACACCGCTCCTCAAAAAATCCAGCAACGCCACGATCAACAACCACAGTCACGCCACTCGATCCAACTCCGGCTACGCCACGAACTCTGAAACCTCATCCGGACCTCCGGCCTCGCATCAGCTACAGCTCTGCCAGAACCCCAGCCTCGCAATACATCAAGACCCTTTGGACCTGCAAAAATAAATCTCATTTACTTACCAAAGCATTTACCCGCCTCCtccttccgggttacagcatctgggtccgtctCGTGTTCGTATCATGACGATCCCACTCCCACAGAGAGTAATCCTATCTCATACCGCTACCAGACCAAGGTTTAATAAATTATTCTATCCCATATCTCTCTTGGTAATCTCATTATCACTCCCCTTCAAATTGATGCCACTCCTATCCTGCTCCcttatatttttgtctttatttagtcATCATGTAAAACATCAAATCTAACTGTAGCTGCTCCCATCTTGTTTCAGAGCAGCTGTAGAATCCctgtttctacatttttttctacaccaTAGCGTATCGGTTAGCATTGTCGTCTAACAGTAAGAATTAAGAATTATTGTTAATGTAGTTATTTTTCAATTGAGTTATATTGTATACACATTATCAAAAAACGGCAAAATGGTTccaatgctttttcttttttttctcatcatttcTATTGGTTAGTTCCTGCTCCTGGAATAAATTTTCCCCATCCTGGTTGCATGATTAGAGACGACTTCCGTCCCACGGGAATCTCTCTGGGAATCCTGTGATCCGTGGGATTCCTGAGAAAATGTCAGGCTCTAATCCCCATGTCTCGCTGGCACCCTCCTCCTGGGTGGGAGAAATTTGCCCCTGCCTTTGCTCTCTGTTGGACTCTTTGTGGGGTGGTTGGTTGCttagaactcctgggtggtggtgggacCCTTGACTGGGAGTGAGAAGACTCGGGTAGATGGGGCTGGGTCCGGGGCATGGTGGGAGGATTGTTGTGGGGCTTGtgctctcttttctcctctgctCTTCGGGCTGGGGGCTCCAACAGTGGTTGTTTTAAATTCTAACCTCATTGTCCACAGTAGAACACAAACAACTAAGCACCGGTACCCACTCATTTTTACACCACTAAGGTATTTGTACTTGTGCAGGAATGATATATGCTTGACATGCGATTGCTTTTATGCATGTGAGCTGCTTTGTATTTGTACTGTGTAAAGGTCAATATGCATGTGTCTGAacatttttccaactaaaaatgtctgtttgtaTTTcagtgtgtcagaatgtgtctGTGGACAGGCGCACATCTTTTGCTTAACATCTACCTGTGAAAGAAACTTGTTGcctgtttttttgcagtttgcattgtgcgctgagatgctgtcCCTTTAACCCTATGCATAATGGGAGATGTAGTCTgcaaacggccggagatcgccTCTCTGAGcgtcatggttttgtttacttgttccacggtctgacaccggattctgtggaaagctacaccgctaaagatgagctttagcttgtatttttgttagaactgagagactttatcagccgaatcggaacaaggaagtgaaggcttaaaccacttctgattggtcagagtgatgatatgtgattaagccttcaagaatgattggtggagacagttaaaggggtgggacttttcagaaaacagctttagttgcagctaaatcgcggtactcgcggtcattcttatcaaaatgtctttaatagaatcaaataaacacaaagaaaaagtattttacgatctttcatattcctaatttcTCAATGTTATATCAGGgcttgtttggatgaacaaagagctgatatcctggagatggtaaatgattctagatcagtgaatgagggcaatttcccacggcacacttgaccatctcccactggttgaaaaacactgttttagagCATCCAATCTAAACATGTATTATTTTTACTGTAACTAATCCTCACTAAATACAATGTGTCTTCATTTTGTTTCAGAAACTCAAGTTGGAGCTTTTGTATTTGAGTGCAGCTGGGAGTCTATTTTAAAGAAGTTTGATTTAAGggaaaacaatgtaaaatacACTATGGGCCGACCTGTTAAAGACCACCATCATGTGACATTGGTTTACATGGAAATGGACATTTTTGTCATTCTAGATGTGGTAAGTTGTTGAAACTATtcatttttggttaaaattCTTATAGAAACACCTGTGGCTCAGATGTATTAGGTAATAAAATGAACCCTAAAATGAACCCTAATAATAACTTTTGTGAAAGGCGACGGTGAATCAGAGTGTATTTGCTTCAGATACTccatgaaagaaataaaaaaataatcaaagacatcaacaaatcaactatataaataaaaaccacgAATACCCCCCCGCAATTCAAATGTTTTAGATTTTCAATTTTCGATTACCACTTCCTACACTTGTGGTTGGTTCACCAAATAACTTGTCATTGGTAAGACAGGCAGAAGAAACAGACAAGTGAATTGGGAAGGAAGATCTAAAAAGGAGGTATTACCAATGTGGACCAGATCTGCAAGTATCATGAAGTGGTATAGGGTCCGAAAATGCAGGAAACAAAGGCTTGATGATTGACACATGCGGATTTGACAATTCTGAGCTGAACACCAGatacttaaatacactgaggatgATAAACTTTACTCTCTGTTGGACTCCTCGTAGGGTGATTGCTTAGAACCATGATATGGGTGTTGCAGGTCTCTGGGTTGTCAGGCCCATAGAAGGTGTAGAGAGGAGGGGTGCCAGCTTAATGAATCTTTAAGGGGGCaatcaaaatggaaaaatcaTTTGTTCTGGATCGAGTCCCCTAAATTTGAATCCTGATCCTTGCGTTTGATCTGAATTAAAGACTGGCATCAAGCAGACCATTCTGTTACGGACCaaagattttaaacaaaaccacgtgactaaagATCACTTCAGTGATAGGCCAGAAACTTTGAGGACAGGTCAAAACAAGTGAAAGATAAACGTACTGCGCTTCACAATACTTATCAGAACAGTTAacttaataaaactttatatttagaTTACTAATTTTCAACGTggggaacaacactttttacttgttacttttgTACAGCgcatgctgcagggcggttactggCAAGGAGACGTAACATGTCCGCTTTAACTTCATGCATTTTATTCAAAGTTTCTTCTCCTTGTTCTCATCTTTCAATcataaaagaaatgcaaaatgttaaatatCTATAAAGAGATGGTGAATTAAAGctctaaatgtaatttaattgtaatttaATCAGTTGACTATAAAAtctttcaatcaaaaaaaagcaatttttgtattatttgtgCTGATGAAAAACATTCTGTGCTCATAGAAAGAGGCGGACCAGACGCTTGTTTCTTACATTTGGGTTTATTGGGTGAGTTTGAAACATTTGGTTTTGATATtgtcattttattcattttcgtCATGTTTCTCTCATGTATAACTTCCATGTTTGTTTATCTTCTGTAGAGGTGGAACAACGAGCACATTCACTGGAATCCAGATCAATTTTGTGAACAGACGCATATTTTAGTTCCCGCAAAACTTTTATGGAAACCAGATCTGACAATTGAAGAAATGTAAGTTTAAAATGCACAGTTTTATTTGCAAGCTCTCAGAATCAGTTACAACCACAACTATTATTCTTGTTCTTATCCTTCATTAGTTGTTATTACAGGTTCAAGAAGAGGTCATGGGAGAAATAACTGAGCAAATAAATCCAAACAATTTCTacttttattaaatcttttgAAAGCCACTGAAGGGCTACTGTTAAATAATACTTGTCCCTCtcacttttaaatgtttgtgttgttgacgaaagggggggggggggggcagggcttaaagtaacatttaaatttaaaaaaagtttaaattattttaaatgttttgtgaaCCAAACCATAGTGCATGCTCCCCATTAAATGTTGCAAACTGTTTTGCGGAATCCAAGCACggacacaaaaacagagtgGCGTACAGAGTTTTATTCTTATGAGGCAGAGGAGATGAATGGAGGAGAGGAGAACAGGCCGGCAGATGAGCAGACTGGCGGAGTTTTCTAATAGGCAGGGAGGCAAGTAAACGGGCTGGCACAATAATCTGGAATTTGCCGAAGGCTCCATCTCAGAATAAATAGTCCCTGTGATGAGCTGCAGGTGACGAGATGATGAGGAGCGGGTGTGGAGTAGTCACTGAGGAGGCACGCCCCCGGAACCACACATGCAAAGTAGTTTGAagtttttgttctcatttttacaAACAGATATAATTTACTTCAAATTGTTTCATAGACAAAAAGTTGATTTCTAGCTGGCATAGACCATATTAAGAAGCTTGACTTGTCTTTTTTGGAAACTAAATCTTAATAACCTTTTTGTTCTTCAATCTTATATTTTATGGCACCTTTATGATGTAAGAGCCCTATTCAAAACAGCAATACCTGTGCACCCATAAATAAAATCAAGGGCACTTTCCTGATAATGGAATTCATGTATTTCTTGTGTGGTACAGGACAGACTGCGATAAAACCGCCCCAAGTTCTCTTCTTAATATCAGACATGATGGCTGGATTGAATATAGAAATGGTCAAGTGGTGGATATCACCTGCAAGATGGACTTTTACAGATTCCCATTTGACTATCAGGTCTGCAAAATCTCCTTCAAATCTATCATGCATTCTGGTAAGCACagaacagatttttgttttcagcatGTGTAGCATTAATCAATTAATTACATTGGCTTGCAAAAAGAATTCATACACCCTGAACTCTTCCACATTTTCTCACATTTCTCACACATGAATCTTTTTCATTGGAATTTATGCAATAGACCAACACAAAGTGGCATACAATTGTGaagtagaaagaaaatgttacttgaattcatgtttttacaaataaaaactgaaaagtgGAGGGTGACCCCCTAAGTAAATACTTCGTGGAACCCCCTTTTGCTACATTCACAGCTTCAAGACTTTTGGTGTATGTCTCTACCAGCGTTGCACATCTAGAGACTGAAATCTTTGCCCATTCTTCCTTGCACAATAATTGAAGTTAAGTCAGATTAGATGGAGAGCATTTGTTCTTAAATACATTTAGGTCTGGACTTTAATTGGGCTATTCCAACacatgaaaatgttttccaaccatTCCAATGTAGCCTTGGCTTTATGTTTAGGGTGGTTGTCCAGCTGGAAGGTGAATCTTCACTCCAGTCTTGAGTGTTTAGTGCTGTGGCAGACAACCGACATTGTggcaaaaaatgaataaaaaaagggagCAAAAAAATAGTAGcaattgcaaacaaaacaaaaaaggaaatgaaaatataaaataaacgcTGCATATAATAACCGCCatcacagcaaaagaaaaaaaagggattcaaacaagaaaacaaatgcaaaccctccctccctccctccctccctccctccctccctacCTCCCTCCCTCATGGACGCTcttgcaaaagagatttttaatctcaattatttttttatcctggttaaataaaggtgaataaaataaaacttttgcaAGCCACTGTAACACATTTTacttgcatttttctttaccaTGATACCTTACTATtggttttgatctattttgctTGCCCTCAGATGAAGAACTACTGTTGGTCAACAACAGAAACGAAACGTTGACTCATTATGAGATTTTGAAATTCCTCCAGCCAGAGTCGGACTGGCATTTTGAAAtggcagaaacaaacacagaaactgtCGATTATTTTGGCTTCAATCAAACAAAGATTGTGTACACTGTAAGTTTTTCTaaattcaaacataaaaatgttttatactgATTTCATTAGTATGATGAAGACAAACTGTTTGATAACAAATTGACTTtgtctttaataaatgtaaatgttttttgtaaaaggTTTAATGTTTTGGGCCTTAAGTTTGTCTTTGTCAAAATATAGAGGGGATACAAATCTGgataaagtaaaaagaaaaaggaaacatgcATTTCTAAAGTAGCCACTATATTGTAAAACCTTAGGACTATTTGAATTATTTgaatgattattttatttataaggatGCTATTTTACAAAAACGTTTCTTGTCAAGAGCAGTACAGTTATAGGTTTTGTCCTTTCAGATCACCATGGAAAGATATCCAATACTATATGTTGCAAACTTACTGCTGCCCCTTCTCTTCTTCGTTTGTCTGGACTTTGCCTCCTTCCTGATGTCAGAAACTGGGGGCGAGAAGATTGGCTTCAAGGTCACAATTCTACTTTCTGTGACTTTGATGCAGTTTCTTCTCAATGACATTCTGCCCCCTTCCACAGGAAGCGTTCCTCTTATGGGTAAAGACAATTTTGCTTCAAAATTTTCTTTGTTAACATGGGATTCATGTTCATTTTACTGATTCTGTCCCTCTCAGTCATCTTCTGCGTGTGGATCTTTACCATGATGCTGTTAAGCCTCTTGGTAACCATTTTTGTAAGGTATTTGATAGACAAAGACCAAACTTGTAAAGTCAAGAAAAATCACAGTCCACTCAAATGCTGTTTTGCAGGTGAGATTATTCATTCCTAAATATCAACGTGTCTTTTATTTGCCACCTACTTGTCTGGCTTATATAATGAGACTTAGctttaaacaaagttttattgTTCTAATATTTTATTAGGAATTAGGAAATGGATTCACTGTTCATCCGCTGAAGATACTGCTGAAGAAGATGAGTCTTTTCCTAAAGAGGTTAGAACTTTGTTATATTTCAAAGACAATTATTTGAAAGTTGCAATTTTCATTCAACTTGACTGTTCAACCATGTTTGCAGGGTTGCAGCGATCCCCAGTCTGAGGTGTCTCTTGTCCTGGAAAGAGTCTCTGAGGAGCTTAGTGAAATGAGGAAATCCATAACTCTGCTTAGCAGCAGGACAGAAGATGAGAAGCCTGGATGTTGGAGCAGAGTGGCTGATATAATCAACAAAGTCTTTGCAGTTTCCTACATTATATCTGTTATAATGTTTATGAAGAACTTTTTCACAGAGTGGATATTTGATTAAATACCAATATAAGGTGCCATTGAGACTTCCCAATTTCCCCTAAAAAGCAGAACATTTCAATTTAACTTCACATTTATTGTAACAATTAGATGTTGTGCTGTTAGAAATGTATGATGATCAAACTGTCAGACTTTTTATAAGTTAACTGCAAgctgacaaacacacaaatgacaaaataacCCTGTCATAGATTATTTCAAAGTAGATTAAAATTCcataataattataaaatgtatatttcaaaAAGCTATTTAGTCTCTTTCTCAACACTCTTTTTTAGTTAATCAGAAAAGTATTTGATAGTAATAAAGTTCAGGCAAACaatttatttctctataaaatCAGAAT encodes the following:
- the LOC101162975 gene encoding 5-hydroxytryptamine receptor 3A-like; this translates as MCLHFVSETQVGAFVFECSWESILKKFDLRENNVKYTMGRPVKDHHHVTLVYMEMDIFVILDVKEADQTLVSYIWVYWRWNNEHIHWNPDQFCEQTHILVPAKLLWKPDLTIEEMTDCDKTAPSSLLNIRHDGWIEYRNGQVVDITCKMDFYRFPFDYQVCKISFKSIMHSDEELLLVNNRNETLTHYEILKFLQPESDWHFEMAETNTETVDYFGFNQTKIVYTITMERYPILYVANLLLPLLFFVCLDFASFLMSETGGEKIGFKVTILLSVTLMQFLLNDILPPSTGSVPLMGKDNFASKFSLLTWDSCSFY